The stretch of DNA ttccagtCACCCATGAATTGACTTCTCACCCTACACTTAGCCCTGTAACAAACAGTCCTTCCAACATACAAACCCAATTTATCCCTGACCAAATCCTGAATCTCCCACAACTTAATATTTGGCTGGAAAATTGTCACGGTCCGATTTCTAACCAAATCGTAACTGGAACTTGGTGCCTTAACTTGACTGAGCGAACCATCTTGGCTTTTCTATTCTGTTCTATTTCTGTTATGCTATATATCTCAACACAATTCGATATGATTTAAAGTAAATACTTTTCTGAatctttaaataaaataatattctgAAAAGAAATTCATTCTGCTATCTTAAATAcattgaaaaataaatataatGCAAAGTGAAAACCCATGACTCTATTCTGACtctgtctatgaagcctctaagaaatactaaaataataagataaaattttAGAATCAACGAACTCCACGAACTAAAATGGAGCTCACCAAATCTTCTGGTAATGGGAGGAGAATATCCTAGCTCGTAGTCTGCTTACCTGTAAAATTTGTGCCTACATTGACATATGTCTATGTAGGTTCCCATAAATAGAACGTCAGTACATCACgatggtactcagtaagtaaagcAATTCTTCCACTAAAGCTGGAACGAGACTCTGAAAGAAGTATGCATGCATGATAAAGAAAATTCTAAAAGTTTCTGATAAAGAGTTGAAACAGACAACTCATATATCTATTGTAAAATTCTTCTTGATGTCATTCATGaaaattttctcttttcttttcctttcttttctgaaaacaaaaatatataattcaaatagACAAATATATAAACTTTCTCAGAACAATCCTTGTAAATTTTCTAaagcattttcttttcttttctgggGAGTTCCATTGATTCTGACATTCTTTCTAATTCTGAAAATGTTACCATATGATCGGAACAACAGAATGCATGAGACATGATTTATGGAACAACAGAATACATTAAAGAAATATATGCAAGTCATGAATGCATCAGACATGATTTATGGAACAACAGACTACTCTTGAGTTATTAACCATGATAATCATCTAAGATCTTTTCTACAATTCTAATGGATAATGTGAGTCCACTCATTCCATTTAGAGCCCACATTAATACCCTATACAGTCTAACAATAACTTATGGCATAATCTTTGTGAAAAGACAATTTTAGTAAAAGCAGTGTCTCTACTCACCTTGATTTTTTACTCAATCCAATGGGTTCAACTCACCAAATAAATCTATACATAGTTAATTTAAGAATCAATATTAGAAGTTTCAAGATTTCTAAAATGTAGAAACCCTAGGTTTGATTCTTCTCTCCTTCTAGGGTTCATCGTTAATCTAGGTTCTTGTAGTAGTTTCTTGGAACAAATATCAACCATAAACCTCTCTAACAATTATGGTTGAAAGAGGTTACGAAACTTACCTTGAATCGTAAAAACTTAGGTTAGTGGAGAGACTTTGTTCTTGAGTTCTTGTTGAGAATCTAGCGATTTTGAGATGGAATATTATTAGAATTGATGTTTGGAAATAGTATTCTAATGTTAATCGCATTGAAAACTCACCTTAGGTAGTTTGAGAACCCTTGGCTGACTTGAGGATGAGAGGAGAGGTTTAATCTTTAAAGAATGAGGCTATTTTCTCTCTCCACGTACCTTTTATTTCAATTTCACGCCTTCGGCGTCCCGGTCCGTGCCCACCGCCACCCAAAACGCCCCAAAAAAATTTACTTCTAACTTTGCCGTTTTGATTCGTGCTTGGCGCCCAAAACGCGGCCCATTTTTCTGACAGGATAGTCTTCAATAAAATGCCTATAACCTTTTATAGGAATATCAAAACGACAAACGATTTGAAGTattagaaactagacttcaaGGGATTTCTATTAATATATAGTTCAAATCTCAATTCATTATATATTGATAGATATTCGCATTGAAACTTTGGTCATGTGCGGCTAAGGTCATGTTCATACCTTAAACATCTCTAATGTGTTCCAATTTACTCCTCTCCTCTTATAACCATCCATTCAACCTTATAAACATAAGATTTATATATTTTATACCTTCATATCTTTCCACACACCTTTGTTTTCCAACTTAGAGCTTGAGCGAGAACATAAAACTTAGCAAAAGTTTTCCGTGGCTTTACAGAAATAATCCAATCTTTATACTTATTGGCAATGTACTTAGAAGCACATAATTTGTTTTTGGTGTTGCACTTATGATATGGATGGTACTTCTTTACAGTAAAGTCACATGAATCCCCATAATTACTTGCATACAATTCGCAGTTACACTTGGCTCCTTTACACTTAACTCTAACCCTATCCTTTTTATTAGGCCTAATTGTTAGTTGCACTTTGTTATCCATAGCATATGAGACCACTGCTTTTCTAAACTCTACAATATTTTCAAATACCATACCAAGCTCAAAAATAACAAGGTAACAGTCAGGGTTTTACCTTTTTACTTATCCTTCTAGGAGGTAAGTCAATACCCCTTTCAGCTAAAATATCTAAGTCATCTATGCTATCATCACTTCCAATATCAGAACTGGCGTAGTAGTCTTCACCCTCTCCTAATTTTCCAGCAAACCTGTCTTCCTTAGATGGTCTACCAATATCCTCAAAGCCTTTATCTATTCGAGCTTCTCTCAGAATAATCTCTTCTGTTGGAGTAGGTTTCTTTCTCTGTTTCTTCTGTTTTTTCTTGTTtattctttcatgccttaatgaAGTGAGCTCTTCATTCACATCACTGTCATCTTCATCAGGTATGTTATCTAATTCAGACTCGCTATTTGATAGATCTGATGCCAAACCAATATCTATGTTTGTTGTTTCTTCAGCCCCTTGAAAATTCTCACCTGCAATCCCAACATCAGCTAGATTTTCCTCAGCCACAAATGTGTTGTCTGCAGCACTTTATTGGACATTGATATCCTCTGGAACAGTAGATATTGCCCTAAACtctttatttaatgtaatttcaCTTGGTTCAGCAACTTCTGGCCCACATAAAAGACCACATGGGATAGTCTCGTCAACCAACAAAGGCTCATTTACTACATGCTTAATAAACAAATCCAAATGTTCAAGATGATTAAGGTGACAAACTATATTATACAGTTGTTcatcattttcaatcaagacaaaGTCATTAGATTTAGGATTAATTAATTAGAAACCATCTACCTCAGTATACCCCATATCCTTTGTGTGGGACAGAAGCTCAAAAAGAGAAAAGTGGTCCTTGTTTATCATGTGACCATCCTCACCCATGTCTCCTACATATCTCGGGTCAGGATCCTGAACAATTTGTCCACCATGGTGAAAATTGACAAGAATATATTCGTTTGCAGACATGACTAGATTTACCACTGTATTGAAAAACCAAAAAGCGAAACAGAGGATGTCAGTAGATTCCCCGtcccaaaatttaaaaaaaaaaaaaagacctaaTTTTCATAAACTCCAACAAACTAAATTACAACAACCAAAAACAACTAAATATTCTGTAAATAAAAGCTTACCACTAAGGAAAACTTTGATTGAAAGAGCATAAACCACGAAACTTCAGTCATGACCAACTCCACTCACCACCACGGTCGAAAGAAGCAAACAATTACCCATATTAGTAATATAATCGACCAAGTTGTTGACGGACAGTTGAATCTAACTCAAAATCGATGAAGATTCCACCGGGAATCGGTCTCAATGTAGTTCATTAGGGTTTATTACGCTAAGGAAAGGGGATTTTGGGTGGAAGATAGATTAAGTGAGGCGAGGTAAAATGTGGGTAAGGTAAAAAAGGGGATTTTTTATCTGACCTGGATAAATAAACACATGTCAGCATTTTATTGGTATGTTATTCCACGTGGGAAGCGTTTAAAAACACACGCTTAAGTTTTTGCAGTCCGGTCATGTGTTGTGTTTATATGGTATAGTGCAAAATACAGTTAAAGTATTCAATAAGAAAAGCGATAAGTTAAAGTATCAAAATAGAAATTGGAGCCGAGTTTAAGGGTATACTTATTTGTCCTTTATTATATAAATCAAACATCTTAACGATGATGTCCATTAATTACCATCGTACGAGATAAAAGAGAGAGACTATCACCTATTACGTACATTTTAGACACTGAAGTGAACATATTTGGTAGAGTATTTAACAAAGTTCGCCCAAATTGAAACCTCTTAATTAAAATTCTCATAAAATATTGCATGTCAAACACTAAacagtttatattatttttttatagaTAAGAAAATAAACAGATAGTATACTATAttcttctttatttgccattattgAAAGGTGACGAGATCATGAAGCAGTCCTCCCTCCCCTTACCCATGCGCCATGCCTTTTTTCTCTTTAGTTGAAACGTATTACTTCAAAACCAATTCTCTCTTATTATTAATAGAATAATAGAGAGAAACATGAAGAACAAATAAGGATATCAGAAAAGCTTATTTTCTGATTTCATGACCAAAGTACCATCCAAAGGtcatatatacattatttcaAATTTATAACAAATAAAAGAGTAAAGCATCGTCCTATTATCAGCACCAAGAAATTAAGCATTTTTGTCTTTGCGAGGCGTTTTTTAtttgtcttttctttttcaatccataatttaaataattttttggggTGTGGGTGAGAGGAGAGGGTTGAGGGAAAGAAAAGTTCAAAAAATCCTTGAATAactttaaatgattctttaattCTTTTGGTTACTCCCTGAGTAATGATTTTCAGGCTTCCTAAAGAAAGCTTTTCCATGAAATCTCTTTACTTTTAAGTATTATTACCTATTAATTAATATGAAAATATATCTTAAAAAGAATTATTAAAACCAGCCAGATATCTTCAAAGTAATGAAAGTAAGACGTTTTACATTAACTAAAATGTCTTGGGAAAGAAGATGGAGAGAATGTCCTATTCGAGTATAAATATATGATACAACATGAAACAATATACTGTATAATTCTCACATCACTGGTCAGTTATGTGACATGCATAACAATCCATTATTTTGAATATCTCTATGAATCACTTTATGGATGATATGTTAAGTTACATTATGTTATGttatattgtttttttttttttttaaattgttatttattatttGTCTTATTATTGTTACTaacaaaaagaaaggaaaatactCAAAATAGATACAAGCAACCATCAAAAGGAGCTTTCATTTAAAGAGAACATAACGGCCTAATGAATCAAACATAATCTTCCTCTTCCCTTTCCCTCCCTTTTTCTCTCTGTTAATTAATCATCCAACTCAAAATAGCTATCTATTATttcctctttttttcttcttgacATCTCCGCTCTTGAGCTAACCAAACTTTGTTTTCAACGTTGTACTTTGCTTCAATTTCTCTATTTTCTTGTTGGTTTTATCAAAGATTCTTTTACAGACATTTCATAAACTTTCAGTTGAATTGTTGGTGTTTTGGCATTTATACAATAAAGGCTTTGGTTTCATTTCATCTCGTTGATCATGGCTTCAATGTCTAATACCATTCAGATTTCTCTacaaaaatcaaaattttcttcACCCCACAAACTTGTTAGTAGAAGTTTAACAAATTTAGTTCCTTTGAGAAGTCTATCAGTTGTTTTAAATTCCAAAAGCTTTGAACTTTCACCTGTGGGGTTATCCAGCAAGCCCCTGAAGTTAGTTAAATGTAGTCAACTACTGAAGCCAAGAAGCAATGTTGATGTTTTTGTCACAAAGGCTGCAGCTGCTGATGCAGAGGGTCTTGACATTGAAATTAATGATGGGTTTGATTTTCTTTTTACATTTGCAtctttatttttcattcttttacAAAGTTTACAGTATTATTTAATTGATTATCAAATTTGTAAGCAGGTATGTTAAACCAACTAAAGGCTTTGCTGAAAAATTTCCAGCTCTAGTTACTGGATTCTTTTTCTTTACATGGTAAGCTGTTGGGTAACTATTGGACTAGCAAGTTGTTTGACTTGTAAATCTTTTGGCTTTTTTGGttactttttgtttttttaaagaaAGAGTTTCGTTTGGGGGAGAGGTGGGAGGAGATATGGCTTGAGAAAGGTAAAAATGAGGAACTGTGATTGTGGTCAATTTTCATAGGACACAGCGGCGGAGCCAGGAACTTATATAAgagccaacaacaacaacctagtgaaatctcactagtggggtatggggaggttagtgtgtacgcagaccttacccttaccccgagaggtagagaggctgtttccgatagactcccGGCAACATATATAAGAGGATTTAGAAAATTACACTGTTACACTAGAATTTTTCCTTATTTCAAGGAGATTCAACAGAATATATATAGAATTTGTCTTTACTCTATTTACTCGGTATAATCTTTTGAAGAAGGGGATTCAGTTGAACCCTTTCACTCTGCCTAGTTCTGCCACTGATTGGACATATAGTTTTACATTTATCAGATAGCTAAAAGTTTCTTGTGCCCCTTTTCAAATGAATCTGATCATTAAGTCTTCTAATGCAGGTACTTTCTGAATGTGATtttcaatatactcaacaagAAGGTCTACAATTATTTCCCATACCCTTAGTAAGTGGCATTAGTAATTTGGGAGACTGTTAAATCCAATATCCTGTTTtgcaaagaaaagaaaatacagcTTACGTTGAGTTTTCTGGAATATGATTTTCTTGATGCTTTTGCAGCTTTGTGTCGGTTGTACATCTTCTAGTTGGAGTAACCTATTGTCTTATTAGTTGGTCTGTTGGTCTACCTAAACGTGCAGTAAGTTTCAATTTTGTGCATTGTCTATATTTTGTTAATATGCCCATCAGCTGGCTTTAATGAACTTGCTTGCATTGGTCAAATTATGTGATTAGCCCATCAATAAGGAACTTCTGGCACTGCTCACTCCAGTAGCATTCTGTCATGCTCTTGGACATGTTATGTCTAATGTATCATTTGCAACTGTTGCTGTATCCTTCACTCATACCATCAAAGGTAATAACTCAAAGAGAGATACTACTTTAGCTCGCTAATTTTTCGTTTTTAATAACAGATGCTTGTAAATTTCTACAGTTCAAATAAGTACTTCATACGACATCATTACATCAATAGTGGTTCTTATGGCTGATATATGGCTTCTGAAATTAGTTTTAGAAATAAAAAAGCAGTTCAGAATACTTCCTTACACACTTATTCTGGAAAAACTGACATTTTCTCATTGTTGTTTGATAGCTCTGGAGCCATTCTTCAGTGCAGCTGCTTCTCAGTTTGTCTTGGGGCACCAGATCCCTGTCGCTCTGTGGTTATCACTGGCCCCTGTTGTCATTGGTAAGTGTCATATATAGCATTGTTTTACCAGCTGCTCAAACAATATCTCCACAGAAAATCTTGGCTGTAAATGCAAAACTTAACAACTTTTACAGTATCCTATAGTAAGAAAAGGAAGTTAGTTAGAAGATTAACCAAGTGTGTTGAATTACCAGCAAATCCTCAACACAGAGGTTCTACCTCATTCTTCTTGCTAATGTAGCCTGCTCAAATTCTggtcaaaataaaataatttgatGGCTGAAACTGTTTTTAGGTGTATCGATGGCTTCATTGACTGAACTGTCATTCAATTGGACTGGCTTCACTAGTGCAATGATCTCAAATATTGCTTTTACTTACAGAAGTATCTACTCAAAGAAAGCAATGGTAAGTGTTTTCCTCCTATAGTAAGACTCTGCTTTAACTACGCCAACTTTACCTTCACGTAGGCTAACTGACATACAAAAATTCTTTATCTTCCCTTAACAGCAAAATGACATAAAATTCATGCAATGAGCCTTCATGATCTTCCCTTACAAAACATTCTGTCGTCTTCTCATGTTAGACTTGTAATTTCAACTACCTAGAAATCAAATTTAATTTGTCAAAGCTGGTGCAAATGTGATTAACATGTAAATTTCTGTCAAAACGAGTTGAATTGCTTGGTTAAGATACATCATCGAGGAACTCGTTCACACATGGATTAAGAAGTCAAAACCAAGTGGAGCAGTTTTAGTTTTCTCAATTTTGCAAACTATCCCTCTAAGTGTCTTCTGTCCTACATAATTGTATCTTTTCGGATTTTACCAATCAACATTGAAGGATTTTTGTTATCTTTCTCCTATACTTTTTTATCTATGCTTTTCTTGCTACTGTTTTTGACAGACTGGAATGGATAGCACAAATGTATATGCATATATTTCAATCATGGCCCTCTTCTTTTGCCTCCCTCCAGCCATATTTGTAAGTTTATTTTTCTTAGAGACACTTAAACCTGCTTTCTCAGTATATTTCGAAGATAGAACTAATACACAGCTGCAATATGCAATGTCAGATTGAAGGACCCCAACTATTGCAGTATGGTTTCAGGGATGCCATTACTAAAGTAGGCCTTTATAAGTTCTTATCTGACCTCTTTTGGATAGGGATGTTCTATCATCTGTATAACCAGGTATGCATCAAGTATGTGAAAAATAAATGCATTTTCTTTTTTAATAGAGTTTTTAATCTTttcataattcaagtttttcTGGTTAATTTCCTAGAGTCAATTCCTTTAATTTCATAAAATGTATAATAACCTTTGCAGATAGCTACCAACACATTAGAGCGGGTTGCGCCACTTACACATGCTGTTGGAAATGTACTGAAGCGAGTTTTTGTGATTGGTTTCTCTATTGTGGTATTTGGTAAGCGTATGCTCTAATATGCTTTCATCACAATACATGTGTTTTTATAAATGTCAAATGAATGAATTATGAGTTCTTGATACTCCATATGACTACAATTGAAGTGTGTGTCGCAATATAAAATTAGAGGATAAGTAAACTTTGCATGATACTAAGATTTTTAGATTAACTTTCCTGATAGTATCAATCAAGAATTTTCGAAGTCCAAGTTTCCCTCAAGCTAAATTGAGACCTTGTTGAAGAGTTCTTTTATACTTTGGTTGCTAAAGTTCCCACTCAGGGCTAAGAGATCTGTCTGTTACATTTCTGCTACAGTGCATAAAAACTACTGGTGCATTGTACAACTAATTTTCAACACTGTGCTTCATGACATTGTCCAGATTCTTGATTCAGTATGTTAATTTGTTCTGTGCTTAACTGTTTCAAAACTTTGCAGGAAACAAGATATCAACTCAAACTGGGATTGGTACTGCAATAGCCATTGCAGGTGTTGCTATCTACTCTTTAATAAAGGCAAGGATGGAAGAGCAAAAGCAGGTTAGTCCTTAAAGAACCATCTAACCTCATTCTTCCTTTTCTCTGTCTATCCAAGTGTACTACTACTGTCCTCATCCCAGTAACGTGATCACAACTTAATTTGGGtcacacaaaaatatttgaacaCTTCAAGAATAAAAGCTAGTACACAACAACTTCAAAAGATTTGACTTCATTTACCATAATGTGGTGTAACTATATAGAAAGAATCAGCTTTCCAACTTTAGTCCAGCTTTAAGATATTCTTCTACTACCAGCAGTTtaacacaaaaatcaaactttTTAATTCCTTTTTGAGCAGTCTAGTTTCATTACGTAAGGAATCTTAATAATTCAGTTGGTCGGCTATCTAAATGTCCACCTTCTTGGTGGGGGTTCGATTCCGCACCTTGTTATCCCTTCCACCATTTCCACTTCCCCTACCCCTATGTATAATTAAAAAAAGTGTTTCACTACATATAATGGAAAGAACCAGCAGCATTCCATTTTGAACAAAGTGTGCGTACGCAAAATTAGACCTACATGTGCAGTTTGACTTAAATTGAGGTTAAATTTGCTCTCTATATTTACCTCAAAACTTTTTCCAGAAAAGCCATTTTACTCCAAATTTGGCCCCTTCTCAAGCAAAACGGAAGTTGTAGAAAATTGAATGCACTGCTTTAATAGTCTTGTCTATTTTCAGAAGGCTGCCCTTGCTCATGCACAATAGGGCACACTAACAAAGAAGAGTTAAAGACTGGAGACAAAAAGTACCAAGCAGTGCAGAGATGATCTGATTAATGCAGGAGAATAGTTACCTCATCTCAGCTACggctttttaattattttagttCGCTTGTTTCTTCTGTACAATTGTAAATTTGGCCTCATTTTGTTGGTTTGAATATTCACAAGTTAGATACAAGCTGATAAATTCAGCGGGCAGTAATTCCAGAAAATAAGACTCTAGATTACATTTCGTTTTTTCAGTTGTTTGCTGAGCTATTCAAAAGATTACAGTGATGCAAAGAATATTATACAATTCGTAAATAGTTTGAACACTTATCTCCAGACGTGGAGGACGCAGTACTGCAGATCAGACAACTTTATTTCGTTTGGAGTGAGTAAATATTGCACACAGCGGAAACAGATTGCTAGATTCATTTCAGTACCATGAATCCCTGACAAGTTCACCAGCACAACTTAGAAACAGAATCAATTTTGAAGAAAACAAAAAGCAAGAAGCGAATGAAAATTTGTAACTAATGTAAAATATTCAGCAGGATAATTGAGCTACAATTGTTAGCCAAGACCTTGATCTCATTGCAATAGCACTAGCATAATAGCAATTGCGTCTTTGCTTTTCCTCTTCCTAAAGGGTACAAAAGAATATGAAATTAATATAGACACTCCTCCATGGCTTAATACTAACCAGAATTTTATAATTTACAGACATTGGATAAAGGATAAAGCCAAGGACACAAGATGCAAAACATCACCAGATTTTGTCAACTCCATCTGCACTTTGATGTCATACCTGTGGAGGCTGGCCTGAAGAAGAGGAAAAGAGACCCTAGGAAAGCTTTAAATTGCTACAAGCAATGATATTTAATCAACCATCTATAAAGTCCTTAGCAAAAAGGTCTCCATTAACAAACTAAAAGGGGCCAACAGATTAGTAGGGTAGTCCCAGAGTCACTGCAGCACCATCTATTCGGCATATTCAGTACTGTATTCAAGATTAAACAGCATGTTCCGACGGTTCTCTGTGCCCATTCGGGTGTCGAACTGTTTGGCCCAGGATTCCACCCGATCGTCAGATTCATAGTCCATCTCTCGAGTACATTGCCTTCGGATCTTTTTCACCATTTCCTTAGATGGTTTATATTGTCCACGCACCTGCACATGATGCCAAATTTTAAATTATTAGTCAGCTCAAACCATTTATTTGAGGGGACTGCAGGGTGGGATGGGAGAGTGATTGCAGTCAAACTACGAAGTACCATCTCGTCGACAACAGAAATTGCGCCTTTAAGGTCTCTCTTAATAAGTTGAATATCAACAAGCACAGAATAAGTGCATTTGGCTTAACATCTAAACCTATGTTTACCTCAAagtcggataacaattgaatttgcaGATAGTTTAAAGAATATGCGTATTAATTCGATACtaaatgataaattagattgcaattgaaataaataacgataaattaactgcaaaccacacgaattggataATTTCAACCTAGGGAGGTTGGTTGCCCTTGAGTTGAAATGCGCTTAGATCAGTATTGTGAAAACAAAGAATAAGAACTTTAAGAATCAATAGTAATGTATTGCTTATGAGTGTATGTTACCATCTTCCCCCATGAATTGCTAGGCCCCTTTATATACTCGAGGAGTACTACTTTTAgggtattattttattgttctataaaaggtaaaaagtcATTGATTTGCTAACTGTTGGTCCCCCTTTTTTGGTATGTTTCGTGATTTCCGTCGTAATGTCCGGTTAGTTGCGGAAATTTCAAACCCTTGTTGGATAAGCTGGTAATATTTTCCTTGAGACCGTTATAATCGAGACTTGTTATGACCTCGGTAAACTCGAAGGCAAGTCTGGTGGTTTCGGTGGCTAATTCGGCAAGGCAGGAACCGATCTCTGAGATTCTATCACCATCTCTCGATCCCAAACTGTCGTGTTAGACGCTCGGTCAAATCCCGagttcgattttacccgtatatagatagtctcctcatttttcggagaataaataacgagaaacgatatgagctccAGATTGttacttcgataaatcatgaTGTAAGCGACAAAAATCATGACGTaaagtcccctcatttttcggagagtaaatgacgagaaacgatatgagctccCGAATCTcacttcgataaatcatgacgTAAGCGACAAAAATCATGACATAAGCGACAAGAATAGTTGAAACGTCCTGTCGGTCCAGTTTTTAAGGCATTAAATGTTTGTCAATTGCTGGTCGGCCACTCCTAGATGCGAACCGTCGCTTGGAAAACTATAAATACATCTTCCTTTGTTCATTCAAATTTTACATTCAAACCTTCTGCTCTCGTGTCTAAGAGATTTCAACACTTCCAAGTTCTTTGATTGTGATTTTCTGAGATCTTTCGTAAGAGTTCTTCATCCGCTAATCATCCATTATTCCTCATTCAAACCTTCTTTTTTTATATCTCTTCCATTTTAAAAGAAATGCCGAAGACTTCAAAatccgttcctcaaaaagaaactcTCTATGCCTCGAGGTTGGCTGTTGAGGAAACCGTTTCCCATACTGCTGCCGAGGAACCGGCACCGGAACCTCCCCTGAAAATGTTCTTCCCCGGGGGGTGCCCGATCGGTGCTGATTTCAATATCGAGAAGCCCTCCTCGGTACCGGGCCGGTGTGAGCCGGTCTCGAGATATATTTGCTCGATTACCGAGGATGCCCTCTCCGAGGtcaagaaagattgcaactggctAATAAGCACATAGTGGTCCCCAAGCTTGAGGAAgccatcactacccacgtggagagatttttaagtatttacacttatctcTTCACGCTGGGTCCCTTGGACCCGGTCATTATTGTCTTCTGTAAAAGGTACGAGGTGACTCttggtcaaattcacccttctttttgGAGGATAGTAATTCTCCTCCGTTTTTTTGTAAGCAAGATTGAGGGGTGTCccttcaccatcgaccatcttATGGGCTTATATATCAagggggactaatcaagcttgctcgtCGGGCCAGTAAGGCCCCGTTCTTGAGCATCGACGAAGATCGGGACCGAGGCTGGTTAGGCCGTTTTGTCCGAGTGAAGACCTCGAATTTGATCCCAGCAGAGCATATGTCATTTCCTTAGAAGTGGAATATGACACGTAAGTATAATCTTTCTTTTAAAATTTTGTT from Nicotiana tomentosiformis chromosome 11, ASM39032v3, whole genome shotgun sequence encodes:
- the LOC104096673 gene encoding triose phosphate/phosphate translocator, chloroplastic-like isoform X2, whose product is MASMSNTIQISLQKSKFSSPHKLVSRSLTNLVPLRSLSVVLNSKSFELSPVGLSSKPLKLVKCSQLLKPRSNVDVFVTKAAAADAEGLDIEINDGYVKPTKGFAEKFPALVTGFFFFTCFVSVVHLLVGVTYCLISWSVGLPKRAPINKELLALLTPVAFCHALGHVMSNVSFATVAVSFTHTIKALEPFFSAAASQFVLGHQIPVALWLSLAPVVIGVSMASLTELSFNWTGFTSAMISNIAFTYRSIYSKKAMTGMDSTNVYAYISIMALFFCLPPAIFIEGPQLLQYGFRDAITKVGLYKFLSDLFWIGMFYHLYNQIATNTLERVAPLTHAVGNVLKRVFVIGFSIVVFGNKISTQTGIGTAIAIAGVAIYSLIKARMEEQKQKAALAHAQ
- the LOC104096673 gene encoding triose phosphate/phosphate translocator, chloroplastic-like isoform X1, translated to MASMSNTIQISLQKSKFSSPHKLVSRSLTNLVPLRSLSVVLNSKSFELSPVGLSSKPLKLVKCSQLLKPRSNVDVFVTKAAAADAEGLDIEINDGYVKPTKGFAEKFPALVTGFFFFTWYFLNVIFNILNKKVYNYFPYPYFVSVVHLLVGVTYCLISWSVGLPKRAPINKELLALLTPVAFCHALGHVMSNVSFATVAVSFTHTIKALEPFFSAAASQFVLGHQIPVALWLSLAPVVIGVSMASLTELSFNWTGFTSAMISNIAFTYRSIYSKKAMTGMDSTNVYAYISIMALFFCLPPAIFIEGPQLLQYGFRDAITKVGLYKFLSDLFWIGMFYHLYNQIATNTLERVAPLTHAVGNVLKRVFVIGFSIVVFGNKISTQTGIGTAIAIAGVAIYSLIKARMEEQKQKAALAHAQ